A genome region from Salvia splendens isolate huo1 chromosome 19, SspV2, whole genome shotgun sequence includes the following:
- the LOC121778466 gene encoding germin-like protein 5-1, whose protein sequence is MAGAGSAVMMVAVIMLCSRVFADPDLLQDICVADLTSELKVNGYTCKSNVTADDFFFGGLAKGGATNNSVGSAVTGANVQKIPGLNTLGVSLARIDYAPGGLNPPHTHPRATEVVFVLKGELDVGFITTANVLISKSIKEGEVFVFPKGLVHFQKNNGDSPAAVVAAFNSQLPGTQSIAATLFAATPPVPDNVLTKAFQIGTKEVDKIKGKFAPKN, encoded by the exons ATGGCTGGTGCCGGTTCTGCTGTGATGATGGTGGCTGTTATCATGCTTTGCAGCAGAGTTTTTGCTGATCCTGACTTGCTTCAAGATATTTGTGTTGCTGATCTCACTTCTG AATTGAAGGTGAACGGATATACATGCAAGTCAAACGTAACCGCGGATGACTTCTTCTTCGGCGGCCTAGCAAAGGGCGGCGCCACCAACAACTCCGTCGGCTCAGCTGTGACCGGCGCCAACGTTCAGAAAATCCCGGGCCTCAACACCCTCGGCGTCTCCTTGGCCCGCATCGACTATGCCCCGGGCGGCCTCAACCCACCGCACACGCACCCACGCGCCACAGAGGTCGTGTTCGTGCTCAAAGGTGAGCTCGACGTCGGCTTCATCACCACCGCCAACGTCCTCATCTCCAAGTCCATCAAGGAAGGGGAGGTTTTCGTTTTCCCTAAAGGGCTAGTCCATTTTCAGAAGAACAATGGCGATTCCCCTGCGgccgtcgtcgccgccttcAACAGCCAGCTCCCGGGAACGCAGTCCATCGCCGCCACCTTGTTTGCTGCCACGCCGCCGGTGCCGGATAATGTGCTCACCAAGGCGTTCCAGATTGGCACCAAGGAGGTTGATAAGATAAAGGGCAAGTTTGCACCAAAGAATTAG
- the LOC121779090 gene encoding serine/arginine-rich splicing factor RS2Z32-like — MSQEQLDALTWEDFKEELYDKYIPRSYRKAKEAEFYNLKQGRMTVTEYDRALCDMSRYATEQEAMPREKTVTPTPPTPQQNFRDKRKWDGNREPFDNKRFQGAPNYARGKGKQAAPYQSGDFRQRAPPCAKCQKNHMGECRVGKNVCYKCGGVGHFAKECSSNNNTGVGGTPNGPRGNPTPPQQPQQRRQPYPTQASLGRKQAKAP, encoded by the exons ATGTCGCAGGAACAACTGGACGCCCTAACTtgggaagactttaaggaggaactCTATGATAAGTATATCCCGAGGAGTTACCGCAAGGCTaaggaggccgagttctacaaCCTAAAACAGGGGCGGATGACCGTGAcggaatatgaccgtgccctatgtgatATGTCTCGATATGCAACGGAACAG gaagcgatgccacgggaaaAGACAGTTACACCCACACCGCCGACCCCACAGCAGAATTTTCGAGATAAGAGGAAGTGGGACGGGAACCGCGAaccctttgacaacaagaggttccagggTGCTCCAAACTATGCTCGgggaaaaggaaagcaagctgctccataccaaagtggagatttccgtcAGCGAGCACCTCCCTGCGCCAAGTGCCAGAAGAACCACATGGGGGAGTGCAGAGTCGGAAAAaacgtgtgctacaagtgtggtggagtTGGACACTTCGCCAAAGAGTGCTCGAGCAACAATAACACTGGAGTTGGGGGAACACCGAATGGGCCTCGAGGGAATCCCACACCACCTCAGCAGCCGCAGCAACGTCGCCAACCATATCCCACTCAAGCTTccttgggacgcaagcaagcTAAAGCCCCATAG
- the LOC121779091 gene encoding wall-associated receptor kinase 2-like — protein MSVKEKLNNMQTSILVMIVFILPTLVLSSHNNYPLSMPSCNDNSCGDIRIPFPFGTTRECYLTIQFWVTCNRTDVDHPKLFWGESEVEITDIYLDGQMRVMQYIAEDCYYRNGSSSSNNNPWIELATYFTVNNTANKFTIVGCDAYALVSGTRLARSFTTGCTAMCSSEADLTEGSCAGVGCCQTPIPQNVSRVEVEVKSYSNYTDVWDFNNCGYAFVVQDTAFNFSKDNLTNLSNVIELPMVVDWVIRNGTCEEAKTNATTYACVSANSECYKPTNGYGYRCRCVDGFEGNPYLSKGCIDIDECAATNHNNCTMKEYCNNEEGTYTCSCPDTHDGDGKGEHGCVLLQKKHNMKIAYVLIGVACGIITLLLAIILLYLELKRRSRRKTKHKFFLQNGGDKLQEKLATREASPDMVTIFSSSELEKATNCFHDSMIIGRGGFGTVYKGVLADRRTVAIKRSIKVDLTQIEQFINEVVVLSQINHKNVVRLLGCCLETDVPLLVYEFINNGTLSSHLHNKAKANVLDWNTRLKIATETAEVLSYLHSSASTPIIHRDVKPDNILLDHTFTAKVSDFGASRLVPVDLAQLSTMVQGTFGYLDPEYMQTNQLTEKSDVYSFGVVLLELITGRGALSFDRPIEEKSLANYFLSVLRQDLLFEILDENIVGLENMEEISVVSVLAKECLNVRGEDRPSMKEVAMELQGLILGGKHSWARINNVHDEEEMESFIRIEDGMSHFGNGDKNSSVEYDSISRDHILLPTDGGR, from the exons atgagtgttaaagagaaactgaaCAACATGCAAACATCAATTTTGGTGATGATCGTGTTCATATTACCCACACTAGTACTTTCATCACATAATAATTATCCCTTATCCATGCCAAGCTGCAACGACAACTCTTGCGGCGACATACGCATTCCCTTCCCTTTCGGCACAACACGAGAATGCTACCTCACTATACAATTCTGGGTCACTTGCAACCGCACAGATGTCGATCATCCAAAGCTATTCTGGGGGGAATCGGAAGTCGAAATCACGGACATATACCTGGACGGCCAGATGAGAGTGATGCAGTACATAGCCGAAGATTGTTACTACCGCAACGGCTCAAGTTCTTCCAACAACAACCCGTGGATAGAGCTCGCTACTTATTTCACCGTCAATAATACTGCAAACAAGTTCACAATTGTAGGGTGTGATGCGTATGCCTTGGTTTCGGGAACTAGGCTGGCACGCAGCTTCACCACGGGCTGCACCGCCATGTGCAGTTCCGAGGCTGATCTCACGGAAGGGTCATGTGCCGGAGTGGGATGCTGCCAGACTCCCATCCCCCAGAATGTGTCGAGGGTGGAAGTTGAGGTCAAGAGCTATTCCAACTACACCGATGTTTGGGATTTCAACAACTGTGGCTATGCTTTTGTTGTTCAGGACACTGCCTTCAACTTCTCAAAGGATAATCTTACTAACTTGTCAAATGTTATAGAGCTTCCTATGGTGGTTGACTGGGTTATCAGGAATGGCACGTGTGAAGAGGCCAAGACAAATGCCACCACTTATGCTTGCGTCAGTGCAAACTCTGAGTGCTACAAACCCACAAACGGCTATGGCTATCGCTGTCGTTGCGTCGACGGATTTGAAGGAAACCCTTATCTATCTAAAGGATGTATag ATATTGATGAATGCGCAGCTACGAATCACAATAATTGCACCATGAAGGAGTATTGCAATAATGAAGAAGGGACTTATACATGTTCATGTCCGGATACACACGACGGTGATGGAAAAGGTGAACATGGATGCGTTCTTCTCCAAAAGAAGCACAATATGAAGATTGCATATGTCTTGATTG gGGTTGCATGTGGGATCATTACTCTGCTACTGGCAATCATCCTCCTCTACTTGGAACTAAAAAGAAGATCACGGAGAAAGACGAAGCATAAATTCTTTCTCCAAAACGGAGGGGATAAGTTGCAAGAAAAACTCGCTACGAGAGAAGCCTCACCGGATATGGTCACCATTTTCAGCTCATCCGAGCTAGAGAAGGCGACAAATTGCTTCCATGATAGTATGATCATTGGCCGAGGTGGCTTTGGCACCGTGTACAAAGGCGTGCTAGCAGACAGAAGAACAGTTGCCATAAAGagatctataaaagttgatctCACACAGATCGAACAGTTCATCAACGAGGTAGTTGTTCTATCTCAGATCAACCACAAGAATGTAGTTAGGTTGCTTGGTTGTTGCCTAGAGACTGATGTCCCCCTTTTGGTCTACGAGTTTATCAATAATGGCACCCTTTCTTCCCACTTGCACAATAAGGCTAAGGCGAACGTTCTTGATTGGAACACACGTCTGAAGATTGCTACAGAAACTGCAGAGGTCCTATCGTATCTGCACTCTTCAGCTTCTACTCCCATCATACATAGGGATGTCAAGCCGGATAACATTCTTTTAGACCATACTTTCACAGCAAAGGTGTCGGATTTTGGAGCTTCAAGGTTGGTTCCCGTTGATCTCGCACAACTATCCACAATGGTGCAAGGGACTTTCGGATACCTTGATCCTGAATACATGCAAACAAACCAGTTGACGGAGAAGAGCGATGTTTATAGTTTTGGAGTTGTTCTGTTGGAGCTAATTACAGGGCGGGGAGCATTGAGTTTTGATAGGCCGATAGAAGAGAAGAGTCTTGCCAACTATTTCCTTTCTGTACTCAGACAAGACCTCTTGTTTGAGATTCTTGATGAAAATATTGTAGGGTTGGAAAATATGGAGGAAATATCTGTTGTTTCTGTGCTCGCGAAAGAGTGTTTAAATGTAAGAGGTGAGGATAGGCCTAGTATGAAGGAGGTAGCGATGGAGCTCCAAGGGCTAATACTCGGAGGGAAGCACTCGTGGGCACGAATTAATAATGTTCACGATGAAGAAGAGATGGAATCTTTTATTAGAATTGAGGATGGAATGAGTCACTTTGGTAATGGTGATAAGAACTCAAGTGTGGAATATGACAGCATCTCTAGGGATCATATTCTTTTGCCAACGGATGGAGGAAGATGA